One window of the Eucalyptus grandis isolate ANBG69807.140 chromosome 8, ASM1654582v1, whole genome shotgun sequence genome contains the following:
- the LOC120286545 gene encoding disease resistance protein RPV1-like, producing the protein MKRKWNSSLDPASSGNDGEPLGAEFEVFLNFRGPDTRHSFTDCLYHAMDGAGVRVFRDEEEIRKGEEIGGELLRAIDNSKVYVTIFSRDYASSAWCLRELASIMERSGGSSGKVILPIFYDVGADDVKLRTGLYDEALKKHEDRFGCDVVQQWKEALKEVARIKGWDLKDKGEGAVIKHIVDEVLTRLKKRQRNLPDHLVGIQDHLEDMACLLQEGSFDVRFVIIHGMGGIGKTTLVEAVFNRISHQFSGHCFLSNVRESSQGGKIRELQWRLLSDILKFQPVRIYDTNDGVNMIKERFRQKKVLIVLDDVDNRDQLMKLAGKRDWFGPGSRIIITTRDIGFLPINKGRPRDSDCIQHEEFYIYEMKEMLLHHALELFSRHAFRRDTPPIDYANIANKIVKTTGGLPLALKVIGSSLCYKSKAVWEDMLEKLMKMPHREVHDILMISYELLEYEQKQIFLDIACHMAGEKIDDAILMWKSCEFFPNQAIDVLINMSLIRVKYHEELWMHDQLRDLGREIVRRESIRFPGKRSRLWCPRSAMDVIRRKKGTEEIVALKLDGHSKSHNFTPEEFSKLESLRFFELDGGNFVGDFESLFSELRWLSWHQCPSKFQATNFCPNNLVVLKISESDITNDWDGWSQIMGTSNLKVLSLVRCKSLIKMPDFSMCSTLERLVFKDREKLVEIDPSIGNQEHLQYLEISRSHRLGVYRKNLQPRSVRVGSSILAGLNGQPKIFDNLEAGKSGPL; encoded by the exons atgaagaggaagtgGAACTCGTCCCTGGATCCGGCCAGTAGTGGCAATGATGGCGAGCCGCTGGGGGCTGAATTTGAGGTGTTCTTGAACTTCAGAGGACCAGATACTCGCCACAGCTTCACGGACTGCCTCTACCATGCCATGGACGGAGCCGGAGTCCGTGTCTTTAGGGATGAGGAGGAGATCCGCAAAGGCGAAGAGATTGGAGGCGAGCTCCTGCGCGCGATCGACAACTCCAAGGTCTACGTGACCATCTTCTCCAGAGACTACGCATCCAGTGCGTGGTGTCTCCGCGAGCTTGCGAGCATCATGGAAAGATCCGGAGGATCAAGTGGCAAAGTGATCTTGCCTATTTTCTATGACGTGGGTGCTGATGACGTTAAGCTACGGACTGGACTGTACGACGAGGCCTTGAAAAAGCATGAGGATCGGTTCGGCTGTGATGTGGTGCAGCAGTGGAAGGAGGCTCTGAAAGAGGTCGCTCGTATCAAGGGATGGGATTTGAAGGACAAAGG GGAAGGTGCAGTTATCAAGCATATTGTTGATGAAGTTCTGACCAGACTGAAGAAAAGGCAGAGAAATTTGCCCGACCATCTAGTTGGAATTCAAGATCATTTGGAGGACATGGCGTGCTTACTGCAAGAAGGATCCTTCGACGTACGTTTCGTTATAATTCACGGTATGGGTGGCATCGGTAAAACAACTCTTGTTGAGGCTGTTTTTAATCGGATCTCTCACCAGTTCTCTGGTCACTGCTTTCTTTCAAATGTTCGCGAATCTTCCCAAGGtggaaaaattagagaattaCAATGGAGACTATTATCAGATATTCTCAAGTTCCAACCCGTAAGGATTTACGACACCAATGATGGGGTCAACATGATAAAAGAAAGGTTTCGTCAGAAGAAAGTTCTCATCGTCTTGGATGACGTTGACAATAGAGACCAACTCATGAAACTAGCTGGAAAGCGCGACTGGTTTGGTCCTGGCAGCAGAATTATCATTACAACCAGGGACATCGGCTTTTTGCCAATCAATAAGGGAAGACCAAGAGACAGTGACTGTATCCAGCATGAAGAATTTTACATCTATGAAATGAAGGAAATGCTTCTTCATCATGCTCTTGAACTTTTTAGCAGGCACGCTTTCAGAAGAGATACCCCTCCAattgattatgccaacatagcAAACAAGATAGTTAAAACAACGGGTGGACTTCCTCTGGCTCTAAAGGTCATCGGATCCTCTCTTTGCTACAAAAGTAAGGCTGTATGGGAAGACATGCTGGAGAAGTTAATGAAAATGCCTCACAGAGAGGTCCATGATATATTGATGATAAGTTATGAATTGTTAGAGTACGAGCAGAAACAAATTTTTCTCGATATTGCATGTCACATGGCCGGTGAAAAAATCGATGATGCAATTCTCATGTGGAAATCTTGCGAGTTTTTCCCAAATCAGGCAATTGATGTCCTTATCAACATGTCCTTGATAAGGGTCAAGTATCATGAGGAAttatggatgcatgaccaacttagagatcttggaagagaaattgttcgTCGAGAGAGCATCCGATTTCCCGGAAAGCGTAGCAGGTTGTGGTGCCCAAGGTCAGCTATGGATGTCATACGCAGAAAAAAG GGAACAGAAGAAATAGTAGCACTCAAACTTGATGGACATTCTAAATCCCACAATTTTACTCCTGAAGAATTTTCAAAGCTAGAAAGCCTAAGATTCTTTGAATTAGACGGTGGGAACTTTGTCGGAGACTTTGAGAGTCTCTTCTCTGAATTAAGATGGCTTTCGTGGCATCAGTGTCCTTCAAAGTTTCAAGCGACCAACTTTTGTCCAAACAACTTAGTCGTCCTCAAAATTTCAGAAAGCGACATAACAAATGATTGGGATGGATGGAGCCAAATTATG GGGACAAGTAACTTAAAAGTTCTCAGTCTTGTGAGATGCAAAAGCTTAATCAAGATGCCTGATTTCTCTATGTGCTCCACTCTAGAGAGACTGGTGTTCAAAGATCGTGAAAAGTTGGTTGAGATTGACCCGTCCATTGGTAACCAGGAGCACCTGCAATACTTGGAAATAAGTAGGAGCCATCGTTTAGGAGTTTACCGAAAAAACCTTCAACCGAGATCAGTCCGTGTGGGTAGCTCAATTCTTGCCGGACTCAATGGGCAACCTAAAATTTTTGACAACCTTGAAGCTGGAAAATCTGGCCCTCTTTGA
- the LOC104414033 gene encoding LOW QUALITY PROTEIN: exosome complex component RRP45A (The sequence of the model RefSeq protein was modified relative to this genomic sequence to represent the inferred CDS: inserted 2 bases in 2 codons), translated as MEQRLANTWRMTVNEKKFIESALVSGLRVDGRNVYDYRKLSINFGKEDGSAEVHLGQTRVMGIATSQLVQPYRDRPNEGTLSIFTEFSPMADPSFEPGRPGEFAVELGRVIDRGLRESRAVDTESLCVLAGKLVWAIRIDLHILDNGGNLVDAANVAALAALSTFRRPECSLGGENGQEVIVHPPEAKEPLPXIIHHLPIVTFAFXNESTLVVDPTHQEEAVMAGRMTATLNTNGDICAIQKAGGEGVPQSVIMHCLRIAATKAADITVKIRDTVEAYNTERALRKIKRHSAPVALDVSGAVPKVRKNQVKSEDQREVSGSVGTQVEKLKPMNERKNSDQSNDIEGKVVTKSLEQGGTNSKDGNPRSFIGGPSSWDPYSKGVDSDFLKLSLASRETSKFSKKQKESQSKKSTQQASPKGSTEDMKAISPATESAKIASQTHGEKTLKDAVKPRHKRKKKAPSAVDGS; from the exons ATGGAGCAGAGGCTGGCGAACACATGGCGGATGACCGTTAACGAGAAGAAGTTCATAGAAAGCGCTTTGGTCTCCGGCCTCAGGGTCGATGGCCGGAACGTCTACGACTATCGCAAGCTAAGCATCAACTTTGGCAA AGAAGATGGCTCAGCAGAGGTGCATCTGGGTCAGACGCGTGTGATGGGAATTGCGACTTCTCAACTAGTTCAACCATATAGAGATAGGCCTAATGAAGGGACACTTTCAATATTTACCGAGTTCTCTCCGATGGCTGATCCTTCGTTTGAACCTGGTCGTCCTGGGGAGTTCGCAGTTGAGTTAGGCAGGGTGATAGACCGTGGTTTAAG GGAAAGCAGGGCTGTGGATACAGAATCTCTTTGTGTTCTTGCGGGGAAGTTGGTGTGGGCCATCCGTATTGATCTCCATATCTTAGATAATGGAGG TAATCTGGTCGATGCTGCTAATGTTGCTGCTTTGGCTGCTCTGTCAACATTCCGTCGGCCTGAATGCTCATTAGGTGGAGAAAATGGGCAAGAAGTAATAGTTCATCCACCAGAG GCCAAGGAGCCACTAC ATATAATTCATCATTTACCTATAGTCACCTTCGCAT TTAATGAAAGCACTCTG GTGGTAGATCCTACCCACCAGGAGGAAGCAGTTATGGCTGGTAGAATGACAGCTACTCTGAATACAAATGGTGATATTTGTGCTATCCAGAAAGCAGGAGGAGAAGGTGTTCCTCAGAGTGTAATAATGCATTGCCTACGTATCGCTGCTACAAAAGCTGCTGATATAACAGTGAAGATACGAGACACT GTAGAGGCATACAATACTGAAAGAGCTCTGCGGAAGATAAAGCGCCACTCTGCTCCAGTTGCCTTGGATGTCAGTGGGGCTGTTCCTAAAGTAAGGAAAAATCAGGTCAAATCTGAGGATCAGAGGGAAGTCAGCGGATCAGTAGGAACTCAAGTGGAAAAGTTGAAGCCAATGAATGAGAGAAAGAATTCTGATCAGAGTAATGACATTGAAGGTAAAGTGGTCACAAAATCACTTGAACAAGGAGGAACTAACAGTAAAGATGGCAATCCTAGGAGTTTCATTGGAGGTCCATCAAGTTG GGATCCTTACTCGAAGGGTGTTGATTCGGATTTCCTGAAATTATCTCTTGCTTCGCGTG AAACTTCAAAATTCtctaaaaagcaaaaagaatcGCAAAGTAAGAAATCAACCCAGCAGGCTAGTCCAAAGGGGTCAACCGAAGATATGAAGGCAATATCTCCAGCAACTGAATCTGCTAAGATTGCCTCTCAAACCCATGGGGAGAAAACACTGAAGGATGCTGTTAAGCCTAGAcataagaggaaaaagaaagcaccCTCTGCAGTGGATGGAAGTTAG
- the LOC120287135 gene encoding uncharacterized protein LOC120287135, translated as MLNLLFSHRLCHLPDDVSGLIEECGRIVMDCIGICENEERQSEVRSAHKLLLSYDQCDDMFDTFSKLLQNAAFHCHKKFGIDMSEKQSNSSSKRKKNQSSVRNLAKKTRVGQQMPSSFEDGYLVAVGVAWQIRDLLGCEDSQKAMLASSSCELILNTLKVITTASIVECVNVECMSIYPLLAYTTLVMHMAAADPSLSSSQNSRNSTYSTSNPSRAVIEVMDQLLKCAEKLLRAGGPVNPASGQKEKEPATDASQPSDSESTGKKIFRKVKMLTAIFKFISDAITLRFYSGNYGRCLHCASAAVRQIISDLAQLSSQSLQLTEDDMREMTTCLKSSFTYMVKLLNLVLTDTSEASRVQLEIFDLANHLLDLIISVELSLGYGCVMRLIAAAKPWLPDLVVALGSTYMLNKIHGDVSLTMSDISTHFPSWPSVIARMEVDELSEDCSEVEDESISRSEKYPAFKKLLQTVLVLLRANVNLLDAVGMIFLAGSLFGLERDNDGLVLGLLHFVTAKLVGHENRHWDQLDMMLTSLDQIYLPIEKKLGEQIPGYRQNRLSAARALLEPVWMNHHSFESGRFSEMDEQ; from the exons ATGCTCAATCTTCTGTTCTCACATCGTCTCTGCCATCTCCCAGATGATGTGTCAGGGCTCATTGAAGAATGTGGGCGCATAGTCATGGACTGTATTGGTATatgtgaaaatgaagaaaggcaaTCTGAAGTAAGAAGTGCCCATAAGTTGTTGCTCTCTTATGATCAATGTGATGATATGTTTGACACTTTCTCAAAATTGCTGCAAAATGCTGCTTTCCATTGCCATAAGAAGTTTGGCATTGATATGTCAGAGAAGCAGAGTAATTCctcatcaaaaaggaaaaaaaatcagtcaTCGGTGAGAAACTTAGCTAAAAAGACAAGAGTCGGCCAGCAGATGCCATCCAGCTTTGAGGATGGCTATCTGGTTGCTGTAGGAGTAGCCTGGCAAATAAGAGACTTGCTTGGATGTGAGGACTCTCAGAAGGCTATGTTGGCTTCTTCATCTTGTGAACTGATTCTTAATACTCTAAAGGTTATCACAACAGCCAGCATTGTGGAGTGTGTGAATGTTGAATGCATGAGCATATACCCTCTCTTGGCATATACAACCTTGGTGATGCACATGGCCGCAGCAGATCCTAGCCTGAGTAGTTCACAGAACTCTCGCAACAGTACGTATAGCACATCAAACCCTTCAAGAGCAGTGATAGAG GTTATGGATCAGTTGCTAAAGTGTGCGGAGAAGCTGCTTAGAGCTGGTGGCCCTGTTAATCCTGCCTCtggacaaaaggaaaaggaaccaGCAACAGATGCTTCTCAACCAAGTGATAGTG AATCAACAGGAAAAAAGATATTCAGAAAGGTGAAGATGCTAACTGCAATTTTCAAGTTCATAAGTGATGCCATAACCTTGAGATTTTATTCTGGCAATTATGGGAGATGCTTACATTGCGCATCAGCAGCCGTTCGACAGATCATCTCAGATTTAGCACAACTATCTAGCCAGTCATTGCAATTGACAGAGGATGACATGAGAGAAATGACCACGTGTCTGAAGAGCTCCTTCACTTACATGGTAAAATTGCTCAATTTAGTCCTTACAGACACCAGCGAAGCTTCAAGGGTTCAGTTGGAAATCTTTGATCTAGCCAATCATTTGCTCGATCTGATAATTAGTGTCGAGTTATCATTAGGGTATGGTTGCGTCATGCGTCTTATTGCAGCAGCCAAACCATGGCTGCCTGATTTGGTTGTGGCCCTGGGATCCACATATATGCTGAACAAGATCCATGGAGATGTTTCTTTAACCATGTCCGATATTTCAACCCATTTTCCATCATGGCCGTCAGTTATAGCAAGGATGGAGGTGGATGAGCTCTCTGAAGATTGTTCTGAAGTGGAGGATGAGAGCATCTCTCGATCCGAGAAGTACCCAGCATTTAAGAAGCTATTGCAAACAGTACTCGTTCTGCTGAGAGCAAATGTTAATCTACTCGATGCAGTTGGAATGATCTTCTTGGCTGGTTCATTGTTTGGGCTCGAGAGGGATAATGACGGCCTTGTGTTGGGACTCTTGCACTTTGTGACTGCAAAGCTAGTTGGGCACGAAAATCGACATTGGGATCAACTTGATATGATGTTGACTTCTCTTGATCAAATCTATCTTCCGATTGAGAAAAAGCTTGGAGAACAAATTCCCGGATATAGACAGAACCGATTGAGTGCCGCTCGGGCTTTGCTTGAACCTGTTTGGATGAATCATCATAGCTTCGAAAGTGGGAGATTTTCTGAGATGGATGAACAATAA